AGCGTATATCTTGTTTTGAGCCATCGACGTCTCCTTATTTTCCTTGATACACACCGGTGTAGTCTTTATTATGCGCCTCGTAGTTGGCCACCATATCGCCCCAGTACTTCTGCGGCAGCTCGCCGGTGACCACCTTGCCGTCGGCCATCTTGATGGTGAGGTATTTGTTCCAGTCCGGCGGGTCGAGCTCGGGGTAATCGATACGGAAGTGGTTGAGCATCAGGCCGCTGGCGCGCCGCGCCAGGGTGGCGTTGATCATAATCCGGCCGTGTGTCAGCAGACTGAAATCCTCCACGCTGCGCATCAGCTTGTGCGGGTCCAGCGCGTAGAGCCGGGGCACGTGGACCTCCTCGATTTCCTGGAGCGCCTCCAGCCCCATTTTCAGCAGCTTTTCCGTCTTGTATTCCGTGCAGAAGTACTGCATGGCGCGGGCGATGCCGGCGTGCAGCTCTTTCCAGTCTATGCCCGCGGTGCGCTTAACCGGCGCGTAAATGCGGGTCTTTTCCAGGGTCAGCTGGTCTTTGGACACCGCGCCGGGTCCGGTCTGTTTAGAGAAGGCCGCCGCTTTGCGTCCGGCGTACCGGCCCGTGGCCGCCGCGTAAGAATGGTCGCCGGCGGCGAACATGTTTTCCCCAGCCACGTAAAGGCCGTCCAGCGTCGTCTTTAAATCCCAGTCCACCACCGGGCCGCCGCCGCCCGCGGTGCGCCACTGCGAGGGGCTGTTGCCCTCGATGAAATTATAGTTTTGGAGGAGGTGCCTGGCGGGGTCGAACCCGGCCTTTTCGTACGACTCCGTAATGATTTTGCAGGTGGACTCCTCACCGAGCATCAGCTTCCAGGTAGCCCGGCGCTCCAACTCGGACATGGCCGGGAAGTCCCCGTAGAAGGGCAGGGCGTACTCGCCGGTTTTTATGCCTTTGATAATCTGCTCCATGGTTTCCTGCGTCGGTCTCATGGCGCCGCCGTCCGCCCAGCCCTGGGTGGGCCAGGGCAGCTTTTTGCCGTTGGCGTCCACCAGTTGGACGTTCTCGTAGCTGGCATCGCCGGCGCCGCCGTACCAGGTATGCTTGTAGCCGGTGCCTATGTTCAGGATGCCGGTGCGCTCCATCAGGGTGAGGGCCGCGCCCGCGCGGAAAGCCATGGCGTTGCCGTCCCCGGTCATGGTGCGGGAGCGGAAGGTGTTATAGCCCGTCAGCTCCGTATTTAACATAAAGAGCGACCAGTCCCCGGCGGTAGCCACCACCGCGGCCTTGCACCTGAATATCATGAACTCTCCGGTGCGGCCGTTCAGACCGGTAGCGCCGATAACCCGTCCGCCCTGGATGCCTTTTTCCGTCAGCAGGCTGGTAATCATCACGCGGTCGAAGATTTTAACGCCCAGCCGCTTGCATTCCTTTTTCAGCGCGGGCTTGAAAGTCGTACCCCATATCCTGATGACCACGTTGTTGAGCTTGCCTTCCGGGTTGCTTTTAAGAGGTACGCGGGTCATGGATTCGGCGCCGAAGCCGACGCTGCGGGTGTAGCGCGGGGATATCATTATCCTGGTCTTATCGTCCCGGCCTTCCACGCCGAGGTACTCGTCTTTGGTGTCCCTGATTTTGCCCCCCATCTGCTCCATTTCCGCCAGGGTGTCCCAGTCCTCGCGGCACTGTATCTGGTTGCCGATGCCGTTGCAGTAGGGCATGGTGGACATGTGCTGCGCCCATTCGTCCGGGTCGACATTGGAGAGCGGGTTGGCGGGGACATTGCACCAGTGGTCGCAGCCCGGGCCGCCGGCGCCGCTGCGGACAACGTCCCCCTTTTCCGCCAGCGCCACCCGCACGCCCTGCCGCGCGGCGTTGATAGCCGCCCAGCACCCCGCGATACCGCCGCCGATTATCAGGACATCGGTATCGATTTCCTGTTCCTGGTCATAGCGGATGGGGTAGGGCCAGGAGGGCGCTTTGCCGTCTTTTTCCATGAAGTCATGCCATCGGGTCATAAAACCAGCCTCCTTTAGCTTTGTTAACAGTCGTACGAAAGTGCCGCGACGGGAATGGGTCGCAGTTTTTGTATGATTGTACTCCTTTTAACGGCGTACTGGCAATAAAAAAACAGGGCAGGTTTTTCAGGCCTGCCCCGTAATACCAAAGCGGCGTTAAGCGACTAGCTGTCTTCCTGCGGCGGCCTTACCCGGTTGGGCAGGATGAAAAGCGTCAGCACGGCGCTGACCGCCATGATAATAGCGGCTACCACCAGCGCCCGCTCCGAGCCGGAGGTAAAAGCTCTGTGGGATGTATCCGTAATCAGCTGCGCCAGCTGCGGCGACTGCGCCTGGACGGTCTGCGCCACGGCGTTGGCCCCCTGGACGCTCCCCCCGATAATTTCCACCGCCGAAGCGGGAAGCTGCGGCGGCCAGGCCACGGCATTGATATCCGCGATGTAGGTGGAGTTGAGTATCGTGCCCAGCACCGCCACCCCCAGCGCCCCGCCAATTTGCCGCACGGTGCTGTTTACCGCCGAGCCGACGCCGGACTGGTCCACCGGCACCGAGCCCATGATGGAGTTGGTGGACGGCGCCATGGTGAAGCCGATGCCCAGCGAGACGATGCACATCGCCAGCACGAAAGAGGAATAGGGGACGTCCACCGCGGCGATGACGGAAAAATAGTAGAAACCCACGGCCGCTATCAGAATGCCTAACGCCACGGTGTATTTGGTGCCGATGAGCCGGGCAATAGACGCGGAGACGATAGCCGCCACGAAGGATACACCCGCCATCGGCAGCAGCCTGACGCCGGCCTGGAGCGGCGTGAAGCCCTGCACGGACTGTAAAAACTGCCCCAGGAAGAAGAAGGAGCCCATCAGCCCGAAGTGCACCAGCGTCAGCGCGATGTTGGCGCCGGTAAATGACATATTTTTAAAGAATTTCAGCGGCAGCATAGCGTTTTTGTACTTGAACTCCCAGAGGATAAAACCGCCCAGCAGCACCGCCGCCCCGGCAAAGGAGGCAAGCACATGGGTCTCCGTCCAGCCGTCGTTGCCGGCCTGGATAATGGCGTAGACCAGGATAAACATCCCGGCGATGGAGGCCAGCGCCCCCGGAAAGTCCAGCTTGCGGGGATTTTCCGACTTCGAGTTGGCGATGAAAATGCCCCCGCCGATGAGCCCCACCGCGATGACCGGTATATTGATATAGAATACCGAGCTCCAGTGGTAGTTCTCCAGCAGCCAGCCGCCCACCAGCGGCCCGATGCCCATGCCAAGGGAAAATACCGCCGCCCAGAGCGCGATGGCCGTGGCCCGCTCTTTCGGCTCGCGGAAAGTGGCGGTAAGAATGGAAAGCGTGGCCGGCATAATCGTCGCCGCCCCGATGCCCATCAGCGCCCGCATGGCGATGAGCGTTACGTTGGACTTGGAAAGCGCCGCTCCCAGTGAGAAAACGGCGAAGATTACCAGGCCAACCATCAGCGTGGGCTTGCGTCCCAGCCGGTCGCCCAGGTAGCCTATCGTCAGTAAAAGCCCGGCGATGGCCAGCACGTAGGCGTCCACAATCCACTGGAGCTGGCTGCTGCTGGAGCCCAGGTCTTTGGCAATCGAGGGCAATGCCAGGTTCAGTACCGTATTGTCCAGGGAGATAATCAGCAGGGCAACACCCATGAAGGCAAGGGCGATCCAACGCTGGCGGTAGGCTTTTGTCTGGTCCGGCATAGATGTCTCCATTTTACATTTATCCTTCTTCATCGATGATATTTTCAATATTGTTGCAGGCCGCGGCGATGATGTCCTTGATTTCCGCCAGCCTTTTCTTGCTCAAATGCTGTGTTTTACGGTCGACTAAGCGCACCATTCTTCTCAGCTCGCGGTAGGCATCGCGCAGCTCGTCCCGGCTGCTTTCCTGCTGCCAGTGGAGCATGTGGTTTTTAATGCGGATGACAGTGTCCCGGCTTTCCTCCAGGAAGCGGGTGCCGGCCGCGCTGATAACATAGACTTTTTTGCCGTCCCGCACGGAGGAGGAAACATAGCCCATGTCTTCCAGCATTTGCAGGGTAGGGTAAACGCTGCCGGCGCTGGGGGTATAAAAACCGTGGAAGTGTTGCTCCAGGGAATGGATGATTTCATAGCCGTGGCTCGGCCCGCTCTGTAGCAGGTTGAGGATAACGTACTTGATATCGCCCTTGGCGAATAAGCGGGAATGATGTTTGGACTCAAAGATGTGCTTCAACATATCGTACGCCAATGTATGTATTACGATATATTGTAATGTGTTGTAGTAGCTTTGTCAACGGGTTTTGAAAAAATATATTTTCGGCTGGTGGGGCGGCGGAAAAGGAAGGGCAGGCCAAACGGCCTGCCCCGTAAGATGCCCCTGCCGCCACCGTCATGGCGCTAACCGGGCGCCTCTCCGGCCCCGCGGCGGCTTTCCTTACCGCTAAAAGCCTCCCCGGTTAGTCGTGCCGGCGCCCGCGGTGGGCGGTAGCCAGCGGCGCCACGGCCAGCCAGAGGGTGATGTTTACCAGCATGGCGTTGACGTAGCTAAGCGTGAGGCTCAAGTCCAGGTGAGACGCAATCACGCCCCAGAGCAGCATCAGGAAAAAGGAGCTCAGGAAAAACCCGGGAATAGCGGCCAGAATTCTAAAGTAACCCATTTTGTGCCTCCTCAATAATCTATGCC
This genomic interval from Dehalococcoidales bacterium contains the following:
- a CDS encoding FAD-binding protein, with protein sequence MTRWHDFMEKDGKAPSWPYPIRYDQEQEIDTDVLIIGGGIAGCWAAINAARQGVRVALAEKGDVVRSGAGGPGCDHWCNVPANPLSNVDPDEWAQHMSTMPYCNGIGNQIQCREDWDTLAEMEQMGGKIRDTKDEYLGVEGRDDKTRIMISPRYTRSVGFGAESMTRVPLKSNPEGKLNNVVIRIWGTTFKPALKKECKRLGVKIFDRVMITSLLTEKGIQGGRVIGATGLNGRTGEFMIFRCKAAVVATAGDWSLFMLNTELTGYNTFRSRTMTGDGNAMAFRAGAALTLMERTGILNIGTGYKHTWYGGAGDASYENVQLVDANGKKLPWPTQGWADGGAMRPTQETMEQIIKGIKTGEYALPFYGDFPAMSELERRATWKLMLGEESTCKIITESYEKAGFDPARHLLQNYNFIEGNSPSQWRTAGGGGPVVDWDLKTTLDGLYVAGENMFAAGDHSYAAATGRYAGRKAAAFSKQTGPGAVSKDQLTLEKTRIYAPVKRTAGIDWKELHAGIARAMQYFCTEYKTEKLLKMGLEALQEIEEVHVPRLYALDPHKLMRSVEDFSLLTHGRIMINATLARRASGLMLNHFRIDYPELDPPDWNKYLTIKMADGKVVTGELPQKYWGDMVANYEAHNKDYTGVYQGK
- a CDS encoding DHA2 family efflux MFS transporter permease subunit codes for the protein MPDQTKAYRQRWIALAFMGVALLIISLDNTVLNLALPSIAKDLGSSSSQLQWIVDAYVLAIAGLLLTIGYLGDRLGRKPTLMVGLVIFAVFSLGAALSKSNVTLIAMRALMGIGAATIMPATLSILTATFREPKERATAIALWAAVFSLGMGIGPLVGGWLLENYHWSSVFYINIPVIAVGLIGGGIFIANSKSENPRKLDFPGALASIAGMFILVYAIIQAGNDGWTETHVLASFAGAAVLLGGFILWEFKYKNAMLPLKFFKNMSFTGANIALTLVHFGLMGSFFFLGQFLQSVQGFTPLQAGVRLLPMAGVSFVAAIVSASIARLIGTKYTVALGILIAAVGFYYFSVIAAVDVPYSSFVLAMCIVSLGIGFTMAPSTNSIMGSVPVDQSGVGSAVNSTVRQIGGALGVAVLGTILNSTYIADINAVAWPPQLPASAVEIIGGSVQGANAVAQTVQAQSPQLAQLITDTSHRAFTSGSERALVVAAIIMAVSAVLTLFILPNRVRPPQEDS
- a CDS encoding PadR family transcriptional regulator, whose protein sequence is MLKHIFESKHHSRLFAKGDIKYVILNLLQSGPSHGYEIIHSLEQHFHGFYTPSAGSVYPTLQMLEDMGYVSSSVRDGKKVYVISAAGTRFLEESRDTVIRIKNHMLHWQQESSRDELRDAYRELRRMVRLVDRKTQHLSKKRLAEIKDIIAAACNNIENIIDEEG